Proteins from one uncultured Cohaesibacter sp. genomic window:
- a CDS encoding aminotransferase class I/II-fold pyridoxal phosphate-dependent enzyme yields the protein MQDERSPFQKLADLLDGVVPVNEKDAQPINMTIGEPRHALPDFIPDVIMKNAQYFRPYPQMRGTDEFRKAVEDWLNWRYDLGGLPLGEKNILPLNGTREGLFHACVGARDYARSQFGKDTSNAAVLLPNPFYHTYKGAAAAIDAEQIFLNGTAETGFLPDLDELAKETDLLERTIAFYYASPANPQGNVADIATWKKLIALARKHRFFIFADECYSELYRETPPAGILQACEGDFSNVVTFHSLSKRSNLAGMRCGFAAGDGAFMTQWTKYRNLVAPQVSMAIQAAAAAAYRDEEHVKENRRLYNEKFDAARRILGKELPYETPPAGFFLWLDVSAFGDDVSVTQKLWKEVGVKVIPGSYLAREDRSGVNPGDGFLRLALVGDLAETEEALTRLRTCLIN from the coding sequence ATGCAAGACGAACGTTCCCCTTTCCAGAAACTCGCAGATCTGCTGGATGGTGTTGTACCGGTCAATGAAAAAGACGCCCAGCCAATCAATATGACCATTGGCGAGCCGCGCCATGCCCTTCCTGATTTCATCCCCGATGTGATCATGAAAAACGCGCAGTATTTCCGCCCCTATCCGCAGATGCGTGGTACCGACGAGTTCCGCAAGGCGGTAGAAGACTGGTTGAACTGGCGCTATGATCTGGGTGGTCTGCCGCTGGGAGAGAAGAATATCCTGCCGCTCAATGGCACCCGCGAAGGGCTGTTCCATGCCTGCGTTGGCGCGCGCGACTATGCCCGCTCCCAGTTTGGCAAAGACACGAGCAATGCCGCTGTCCTGCTGCCAAACCCTTTCTATCACACCTATAAGGGTGCCGCTGCGGCAATTGATGCGGAACAGATTTTCCTCAATGGCACCGCAGAAACCGGCTTTCTGCCAGATCTGGATGAACTGGCCAAGGAAACAGATCTACTCGAGCGAACCATCGCCTTCTATTATGCCTCGCCAGCCAACCCGCAAGGCAATGTGGCTGACATCGCCACATGGAAAAAGCTTATTGCCCTTGCGCGCAAGCATCGCTTCTTTATCTTTGCGGACGAGTGCTATTCCGAGCTTTATCGTGAGACGCCCCCTGCCGGTATCCTTCAGGCTTGCGAAGGCGATTTCTCGAATGTTGTGACTTTCCACTCGCTCTCCAAGCGCTCCAACCTTGCTGGCATGCGCTGTGGCTTTGCCGCAGGGGACGGTGCCTTCATGACCCAGTGGACGAAATACCGCAACCTGGTTGCCCCTCAGGTATCCATGGCGATACAAGCAGCAGCGGCGGCGGCCTATCGCGATGAAGAGCATGTGAAGGAAAACCGCAGGCTCTATAATGAAAAATTCGATGCGGCCCGCCGTATTTTGGGCAAAGAGCTGCCTTATGAAACGCCCCCTGCAGGCTTTTTCCTCTGGCTTGATGTCAGCGCCTTTGGCGATGACGTCTCAGTTACGCAAAAGCTCTGGAAGGAAGTCGGGGTAAAAGTCATTCCGGGCTCCTATCTTGCGCGCGAAGACCGCTCCGGTGTCAACCCCGGCGACGGGTTCCTGCGCCTTGCACTGGTGGGAGACCTTGCAGAAACAGAAGAAGCCCTGACGAGACTGCGCACCTGCCTGATCAACTGA
- a CDS encoding DNA translocase FtsK — translation MTTFDDYRTAPYEGGAMGRRDRDGALKHALRRNAYAGLGLLGLLLCAVVATSLVTWHVADPSLSNATEVSPRNAFGLAGAIISDLSFQGLGLASAFLIITPTVWFWRLVLMRPARISRNRFMGWFAGLCMLAIACSTIPVPDSWPLPLSLGGMVGDAFLSVVSRFDTEVMQGLGAVLVGAGTAFLGVLILLASMDMGLKDLTFRRKPAATFEQEEAEPYDEADYEEDDWDEEDSEAYAQAPDGSGTLDRTKGPASKRGSFFSVPIGALNHWYLSRRANKARKAREREIERQEKAKKPSFFSRLLADDDDGLDALTDRMEPRLERSAQPGYQQQKPGPAPDMGYSGPEDFAPQSAAGYEDYDEEDDWNDDGPYQSSPVGIAPPELNRPSSQPGNRAETNERAQTKPAGVPARGGKGKGKRMVKAGQGNLFSRQDEYQFPSLDILSEPESLGPNAGLTADQLEHNARLLEGVLSDFGIRGEIIKVRPGPVVTLYELEPAPGIKSSRVIGLADDIARSMSAISARVAVVPGRNAIGIELPNARRETVYLREMLASKDFEKSKAKLPICLGKNISGDPVVVDLARMPHVLVAGTTGSGKSVSINTTILSLLYRHRPEECRLIMIDPKMLELSVYDGIPHLLTPVVTDPSKAVVALKWAVREMEQRYKNMSKMGVRNIDGFNKRVRDSLAKGDDVTRTIQTGFDPDTGEPIYEQETLDLEPMPFIVIIVDEMADLMMVAGKDIEGAIQRLAQMARAAGIHLIMATQRPSVDVITGTIKANFPTRMSFQVTSKIDSRTILGEMGAEQLLGMGDMLYMAGGGRIQRVHGAFVADEEVEEIVAHLKLQGTPDYLEAVTEESDADQGDSSSAGGSSSDAETLYDKAVDIVLRDRKASTSYIQRRLSIGYNRAATLIEQMEQQGVISPANHAGKREILVPEEGATM, via the coding sequence ATGACCACATTCGACGACTATCGAACCGCACCCTATGAAGGCGGAGCAATGGGAAGACGAGATCGCGATGGAGCTTTGAAACATGCCTTGCGCCGCAATGCCTATGCAGGCCTTGGGCTGCTGGGGCTATTGCTTTGCGCCGTCGTGGCCACCAGTCTGGTCACATGGCATGTGGCCGACCCGAGCTTGTCCAACGCCACGGAAGTCAGCCCGCGCAATGCATTCGGGCTGGCAGGCGCCATCATTTCCGATCTCAGTTTTCAGGGGTTGGGGCTGGCTTCAGCCTTCCTGATCATCACCCCAACGGTCTGGTTCTGGCGGCTCGTGCTCATGCGTCCGGCCCGCATCAGTCGCAACCGCTTCATGGGCTGGTTTGCCGGGCTGTGCATGCTTGCCATTGCCTGCTCAACCATTCCCGTGCCTGACAGCTGGCCACTGCCACTCAGCCTTGGCGGCATGGTGGGCGACGCCTTTCTTTCGGTCGTAAGCCGCTTTGACACTGAGGTCATGCAGGGGCTTGGTGCCGTGCTTGTGGGCGCAGGCACCGCCTTTCTGGGCGTTCTCATTCTTCTCGCTTCCATGGATATGGGCCTCAAGGATCTGACCTTCCGCCGCAAACCGGCTGCCACGTTCGAGCAAGAAGAAGCTGAACCCTACGACGAAGCCGATTATGAAGAGGACGACTGGGACGAAGAAGATAGCGAAGCCTATGCCCAAGCCCCCGATGGCTCCGGCACGCTTGATCGCACCAAGGGCCCTGCGTCAAAACGCGGCTCCTTCTTCTCGGTGCCGATCGGTGCTTTGAACCACTGGTATCTCTCACGCCGCGCCAACAAGGCCCGCAAGGCAAGAGAACGCGAGATTGAGCGGCAGGAAAAGGCCAAGAAGCCATCCTTCTTCTCGCGCCTTCTGGCCGATGACGATGATGGTCTGGACGCCCTGACCGATCGCATGGAACCACGCCTTGAGCGCTCGGCCCAACCGGGCTACCAGCAGCAAAAACCCGGGCCAGCCCCGGACATGGGCTACTCCGGACCTGAAGATTTTGCGCCGCAGTCTGCGGCAGGCTATGAGGACTATGACGAGGAGGACGACTGGAACGACGATGGCCCTTATCAGTCTTCCCCTGTCGGCATTGCGCCTCCCGAACTGAACCGACCCTCCAGCCAGCCGGGCAACCGCGCCGAGACCAACGAGAGAGCCCAGACCAAACCCGCAGGCGTTCCGGCCCGAGGCGGCAAAGGCAAGGGCAAACGCATGGTCAAGGCGGGGCAGGGCAATCTGTTCAGCCGTCAGGATGAATATCAATTCCCGTCTCTGGATATCCTTTCCGAGCCGGAAAGTCTGGGCCCCAATGCAGGCCTTACCGCTGACCAACTCGAGCACAATGCCCGTCTTCTGGAAGGTGTTCTCTCGGATTTCGGCATCCGCGGCGAAATCATCAAAGTACGCCCCGGCCCTGTAGTCACGCTTTATGAGCTTGAACCGGCGCCGGGCATCAAATCATCCCGCGTTATCGGCCTTGCTGACGATATCGCCCGTTCCATGAGCGCTATCTCCGCGCGTGTGGCCGTGGTTCCGGGCCGCAATGCCATCGGCATCGAATTGCCGAACGCCAGACGGGAAACCGTCTATTTGCGTGAAATGCTGGCCTCCAAGGATTTCGAGAAATCCAAGGCCAAGTTGCCCATCTGCCTTGGCAAGAATATCTCCGGCGATCCGGTGGTCGTCGATCTGGCCCGCATGCCCCACGTGCTGGTGGCCGGCACCACCGGTTCGGGTAAGTCGGTCTCGATCAACACCACCATTCTCTCGCTGCTATACCGGCATCGCCCGGAAGAATGCCGCCTGATCATGATTGACCCGAAAATGCTGGAGCTCTCGGTCTATGATGGCATCCCGCATCTGCTGACCCCGGTTGTGACCGACCCGTCCAAGGCGGTTGTCGCCCTCAAATGGGCCGTGCGCGAGATGGAACAGCGCTATAAGAACATGTCCAAGATGGGCGTGCGCAACATCGACGGCTTCAACAAGCGCGTGCGCGATTCGCTGGCCAAGGGCGACGATGTGACCCGCACCATCCAGACCGGCTTTGATCCGGACACCGGCGAACCGATCTACGAGCAGGAAACGCTCGACCTCGAACCGATGCCATTCATCGTCATCATCGTTGACGAGATGGCCGACCTGATGATGGTCGCAGGCAAGGACATCGAAGGCGCCATCCAGCGTCTGGCCCAGATGGCCCGTGCCGCCGGTATCCATTTGATCATGGCCACCCAGCGCCCGTCTGTCGACGTCATCACCGGTACCATCAAGGCCAACTTCCCGACCCGTATGTCCTTCCAGGTGACCTCCAAGATCGACAGCCGCACCATTTTGGGTGAAATGGGCGCAGAACAGCTACTCGGCATGGGCGACATGCTCTATATGGCCGGTGGCGGCCGCATCCAGCGTGTCCATGGCGCCTTTGTTGCCGATGAGGAAGTCGAGGAAATCGTCGCCCATCTGAAACTACAGGGCACGCCGGATTATCTGGAAGCCGTAACGGAAGAAAGCGACGCTGATCAGGGAGACAGTTCCTCAGCCGGAGGCAGCTCCAGCGACGCAGAAACCCTATATGACAAGGCCGTCGATATCGTTCTGAGAGATCGCAAAGCCTCGACAAGCTACATCCAGCGCCGCCTATCCATTGGCTACAACCGGGCCGCAACACTCATCGAGCAGATGGAACAACAGGGCGTGATCAGCCCGGCGAACCATGCCGGAAAACGCGAAATTCTGGTTCCCGAAGAGGGCGCAACCATGTAG
- a CDS encoding outer membrane lipoprotein carrier protein LolA: MDDYYSDGPTTAQNKKLMAKTAHSFRLGALLVASLFMVLASGFAPSAQAALNETSVKALDTISKAFNATKTMNGEFIQTAPNGDTLQGYFFIERPGKIRFYYSKPSYTDIISDGKTLSIEDRKLKTQDIYPLSKTPLRVLLSENLDLARDPRVRQASIADDIVSVVVEQESLFGDGILTLIFDREQSLLRQWTIRDANGNDTTVTVFNVETGKPIKPSVFEIKYDLSPSND, from the coding sequence ATGGACGACTATTATTCTGATGGCCCAACCACCGCGCAAAACAAAAAACTGATGGCAAAAACTGCTCATTCGTTCCGCTTGGGAGCCCTGCTTGTTGCCAGCCTTTTCATGGTGTTGGCTTCTGGCTTTGCCCCTTCCGCGCAAGCGGCTCTCAATGAAACCTCGGTCAAAGCGCTGGACACCATCTCCAAGGCCTTCAACGCGACCAAAACCATGAATGGTGAGTTCATTCAAACCGCCCCAAATGGTGACACGCTGCAAGGTTATTTCTTCATCGAGCGTCCGGGCAAGATCCGTTTCTATTATTCGAAACCCTCTTACACGGACATCATTTCCGACGGCAAAACCCTGTCCATTGAAGACCGCAAGCTCAAGACACAAGACATCTATCCCCTGAGCAAAACCCCCTTGCGCGTTCTTTTGTCAGAAAATCTGGATCTCGCCCGCGATCCGCGCGTGCGTCAGGCCAGCATCGCTGATGATATCGTCTCGGTGGTAGTGGAACAGGAAAGCCTGTTTGGGGACGGCATCCTGACCCTCATCTTCGACAGGGAACAGTCCCTTCTGCGCCAGTGGACCATTCGGGATGCCAACGGCAATGATACCACCGTTACCGTTTTCAATGTGGAAACCGGCAAACCGATCAAACCCTCTGTTTTCGAAATCAAATATGATCTGAGCCCGTCAAACGACTGA
- the xth gene encoding exodeoxyribonuclease III translates to MTITLATWNINSIRPRLHHVEQFNADRAPDILCLQETKVINDQFPTASLKKLGYEHYAINGQKSYHGVAILSRIPFAKVDMRGFCDKGDARHVEVTIDTDKGPLRIHNFYVPAGGDIPDPAVNDKFQHKLDFLEEMKSWLTGEETDNASILVGDLNIAPHENDVWSHKQLLKVVSHTPIEVEALAAVQAAGPWQDVVRNHIPVEHRLYSWWSYRSRDWSKADKGRRLDHIWATDAAADKVSGVEVYRDARSWEKPSDHAPVIAKLDMTPLA, encoded by the coding sequence GTGACCATCACTCTTGCCACCTGGAACATCAATTCCATCCGCCCCAGACTTCACCATGTCGAACAGTTCAATGCCGATCGAGCGCCGGATATTCTCTGCCTGCAGGAAACCAAGGTGATCAACGATCAGTTTCCCACGGCAAGCCTGAAAAAGCTGGGCTATGAGCATTATGCGATCAACGGGCAGAAGAGCTATCACGGGGTCGCCATCCTCTCGCGCATTCCCTTCGCCAAGGTCGATATGCGCGGTTTTTGCGACAAGGGCGATGCACGCCATGTGGAAGTGACCATCGACACAGACAAGGGGCCTTTGCGCATTCATAACTTCTATGTCCCTGCAGGTGGCGATATTCCAGACCCGGCAGTCAATGACAAATTCCAGCACAAGCTGGATTTCCTTGAGGAAATGAAGAGCTGGCTGACCGGCGAGGAAACCGACAATGCGTCCATTCTGGTGGGGGATTTGAACATCGCGCCGCATGAGAATGACGTCTGGAGCCACAAACAGCTGCTCAAGGTCGTCAGCCACACCCCCATCGAGGTTGAAGCACTGGCAGCTGTGCAAGCCGCTGGTCCATGGCAGGATGTGGTGCGCAACCATATCCCGGTGGAGCATCGTCTTTACAGCTGGTGGAGCTATCGCTCTCGTGATTGGTCCAAGGCAGACAAGGGCCGCCGCCTCGATCACATCTGGGCAACGGATGCAGCCGCAGACAAGGTGAGCGGTGTGGAGGTTTATCGCGACGCGCGCAGCTGGGAAAAACCATCCGACCACGCCCCTGTCATTGCCAAACTGGATATGACCCCGCTCGCATAA
- a CDS encoding transcription antitermination factor NusB produces MAARAGALRLIHAVLSEKALLDEAYAHELAEGPLRKLNGSDRAFAKRIATTVLQHLGEIDTILSRFMERGIPKKSGPLRNILRIGTAELLFLNTPPHAVVDCAVSHYRTWRKYAGFKGLTNAVLRRISRDGADELATIDPAKATLPDWMYQSLSTTYGQDSTNAMMAQFQKAQIPLDLTLKDPASADEWAERLGAEKMPSGSLRLASHDKVDTLEGFAEGAWWVQDAAATLPVQMLGEVSGQKVLDLCAAPGGKTMQLAAGGADVTALDISAKRLERIDQNLKRVGLSAELVKGDLLKRSFDEKWPFILLDAPCSATGTMRRHPELIHQRTPADIGHFAKLQAKMLNHVADMLAPGGLMVFCTCSLQPEEGPELIADFLMQNPTFGIEPLTPEETPALAPFIQPDGSLRTRPDYWPEAGGMDGFFAIRLRNHAPS; encoded by the coding sequence ATGGCTGCACGCGCTGGCGCCCTGCGCCTTATCCATGCGGTGCTCAGCGAAAAAGCCCTTTTGGACGAAGCCTACGCCCATGAACTGGCAGAGGGCCCCTTGCGCAAACTCAACGGCAGCGACCGCGCCTTTGCCAAGCGCATCGCCACCACGGTTCTGCAGCATCTGGGAGAAATCGACACCATTCTGAGCCGCTTCATGGAGCGTGGCATCCCCAAAAAGTCCGGCCCCTTGCGCAACATCCTGCGCATTGGTACCGCCGAGCTTCTGTTTTTGAATACTCCGCCCCATGCGGTGGTCGATTGTGCCGTGTCGCATTATCGCACATGGCGCAAATATGCCGGCTTCAAGGGGCTGACCAATGCCGTTCTGCGCCGCATCAGCCGCGATGGCGCTGATGAGCTGGCGACCATCGATCCGGCCAAGGCAACCCTGCCCGACTGGATGTATCAATCCCTCAGCACCACCTATGGGCAAGACAGCACCAACGCCATGATGGCGCAATTCCAGAAGGCGCAGATCCCGCTCGATCTGACCCTGAAAGATCCAGCCTCAGCGGACGAGTGGGCCGAGCGTCTTGGCGCAGAAAAAATGCCGTCCGGCAGTTTGCGTCTTGCCAGCCACGACAAGGTGGACACACTGGAAGGCTTTGCCGAAGGGGCCTGGTGGGTGCAGGATGCCGCGGCCACGCTGCCCGTGCAGATGCTGGGCGAGGTTTCCGGTCAAAAGGTTCTCGATCTCTGCGCCGCGCCGGGCGGGAAGACCATGCAGCTAGCCGCAGGTGGTGCGGATGTCACCGCACTGGATATTTCGGCCAAACGCCTTGAACGCATCGATCAGAATCTAAAGCGGGTTGGTCTTTCAGCAGAGCTGGTAAAAGGCGACCTGCTCAAGAGAAGCTTCGACGAAAAATGGCCTTTCATCCTGCTTGATGCCCCCTGCTCGGCCACCGGCACCATGCGCCGCCACCCTGAGCTCATCCATCAGCGGACACCTGCTGACATAGGCCATTTCGCCAAATTGCAGGCAAAGATGCTCAATCATGTTGCCGACATGCTCGCTCCGGGCGGCTTGATGGTTTTCTGCACTTGCTCCCTCCAGCCCGAAGAAGGGCCCGAGCTAATCGCAGATTTCCTCATGCAGAACCCGACATTCGGCATCGAGCCGCTCACACCGGAAGAAACACCCGCTCTCGCGCCCTTCATCCAGCCTGATGGCAGCCTGAGAACAAGGCCTGACTACTGGCCTGAAGCGGGCGGCATGGATGGATTCTTTGCGATCCGGCTGCGCAACCACGCCCCTTCCTGA